The DNA region GTGGGCGGGCTGAACATCGGGCGCGGCGAAGACCGGCTGGGTGTCTGGACGCTGAGGGTGGGCCAGCAGCTTCCCACCGCCCTGCGCCTGAGCACCACCTCCGGCGACCAGCACCTGCACCTGGAGGGCGCGCGCCTAGGTGACCTGAACACCAGCAGCACCTCCGGCGAGATCAGCGCCGTGTTGCCCAGCGCCTTCACGGGCGGCGCACGCTTCAGCACGTCGTCCGGCGATCTGACGGTGTCCACCGAAGGCGACCCGACAGGAGCAACAGGCCAGACCTTCACCGCTCAGAGCACCTACGGCGAGCAGACCCTGAAGCTGGAGGCGTCGGCCTTCCGCAGCGTCCAGGCACGCAGCACGTTCGGAGATCTGTCGGTGCGGCTTCCTGCCCGTCCGGGCCTGAGCGCCGTGCTGACCACCGACACGGGTGAGCAGCGCGTGACGGTGCCTTCCGGGCTGAACAGCGGCACCCTGAACATCGACAGCCGTACCGGCGACGTGACGCTGCTCGTGCCTGCCGGGGCCGCGCTGCGGGTGCTGGCTTCCACGCGGATGGGCGACATCGAGACGCCGCCGGACTACATCAGGCAGGGAGACACGTACAGTTCGCCCGCTGCCAGCAGGACGCTCTCGGCGCTGAAGATCGCGGTCTCGACGTTCAGCGGGAACCTGACGATCCGCGAGGTGGCCCGGTGACTGCGCCCGGGCAGGCGGTACGGGTGCTGATCGTGGACGATCATGCGGTCGTCCGGCAGGGCCTGCGGATGTTTCTGGCGCTCGACGAGGGAATCCAGATCGTGGGCGAAGCCGAGAACGGCGCGCAGGCAGTGCAGCGCGTCGCCGATCTGCGCCCCGACGTGGTGGTCATGGATATCATGATGCCGGTGATGGACGGCGTGGCGGCCACCCGTGAGATTCGCTCCCGGTTTCCGGAAGTCGAGGTGCTGGCGCTCACCAGCGCGCTGGAAGAACATAAAGTGGCGGGAGCCATCGAAGCGGGAGCCACCGGGTATCTGCTCAAGGATGCCAGCGTGGAATCGCTGAACGAGGCCATCCATGCGGCGGCACGCGGCGAGGTGCGCCTGCACCCGGAGGCCGCCAGACGCCTGATGCGTGAGTTCCGTACCCGCGACATGCGCGAGAGCCTGACGCCACGGGAGACGCTGACCCTGCGGCTGATCGCGCGTGGGTACGCCAACAAGGTCATCGCCCAGGAACTCGACGTGACCGAACCCACCGTCAAAACCCACGTCTCGCGGCTGCTAAGCAAGCTGGGCCTGAACTCGCGGACCCAGGCCGCACTGTACGCCCTGAAACATGGCCTCGCCAGCCTGGAAAACAGCGTGCTGGACAAGGAGGGTGTTCAGTAGAGCCGGAAGACTGGGAAGACGCGCTGTTCGGATCGTATTTCACTGGACCGAGCCGGACGGAGACCTACACGCAGTGGGGGCGGAGTTATCAAGAGCTGCTGGAGCAAGCACTTGCGGACGGGATCTTTCCTCAAGCGGTGCTGATGCCGTCGAAGTGGACGCTGGGACAGTACCTGGGGGTCTCGTGACCGAAGCGGGCGGAAGACCGCAGGACGCTTGACCACCGCTTATTGGTACCTGCATACGTTGGGGACAAGTGACCGGGCCCTGCCGAGGAGTGGGAGCGTGCCATCACGCTCATGCGATGGAAGCCAGGTTTGCCTGATTGATGCAGGTGTCAAGAGATTGCCGCGCCCATGCCGCTGACATTCAAATCTCCCTGGGCGATCAGATCATGTTCCCTGACCAGCTTCACCGCCTCTTTCTGGTGAAATTCCAACCGCTGACGACGCACCTTGTGGGAAGAAGCACTTGGCTGCTTCAGTCCGGTGCTTTGGTCACACGCCGTCCAAGAGCATCTCGCAGATGGCGCCTCCAGAACCAAACGCAGTGGAGTGCCGCATCCATGTCCTCAAAAGCCACCTGGTTCATCGGTTGGGACATCACCGCAACAGGACGGGCTGGGCGTCGATCCTGATCCGAAAGAGGCTATACGGCTTGCGGCGCAAGTCCTGCCCGCCGTGATAACGCGCCTGCCGGTGGAGTTGATTCGCAGTCACGTAAAGGTAGCCATCCATTGCCACAGACAGGGTATCGGGCCACAGGAGCCGGGGATCGTGAATAACGGTCTCCCATACGCCCCCTTCTTTGCGCCGCAGGATGGCGTTGTGTTCGTAGTTCCCGGAGTAGATGTACCCGTCCGCGTCGGACTCCAGTCCGTCCGAGGCCCCGCCCCGGTCCCCTTCGTCCCGGATGGTGGCGGCGACCGCTGAGTCATCCAGAGAACGGTTCACGAGGGCATCGGTGCTCACGCTGTACAGCCGCCGACTGCCGAGCGGGCAGTAGTACAGGCGTGCGCCGTCAGCCGAGATGGCGATGCCGTCCGATCCCATCCCCGCACCCTGCTTGACCGCTCCGTCCTGCCGTTCCAGAAAAGGCCGTCCCTCGACGATGGGGAGGAAATCTTGCAGGTTCTGCGCCTTGGTAGAGGGATGGTCGTGTAACTTCCGCCAGCTTTCACCACTGGCGAGATCCACCACGATGAGACCGTTGGGTCCCTGTTGCGCCGAGTCGGTGATGAAGGCCATCCCCGCCTCACCGCGCCGCAGGTCGAAGCGCACGTCGTTGAGGTACGTAGTGGGCAGGGCCACGTCCTGTGGAAAGAGGATCTTCTGAACCACCTGATCCGTCGCCAGATCCACACACAGAAGCTTCGGGCCGCCGGACTGCGTGGGCTGGAACAGCGGACTGCCGGTGTCGAGAAGCCACAGTCGGTCGGCCGGATCGACCACGACACTCTGCACCGACACCAGGGCGGCAGCAGGGTCATTCGGATCGGTGTCGTTCGTCGTCTGATCCGGGTAGGCCACCGGTTGGCCGTCCCGCACTTCGGCGACCGTGAACTGCACGTCGTCGCCCCACTTGGGGAAATTGACGAAGATACGCCCCGTGTGGGACACCGTGACGCCCGTGAGCATCGCACCGCCAAAGGTCGCCACCACCTCCAGCGTTCCGACGGGCTCATCGGTGGGCAGGTGTTGCACTTGATCATTCACGGTATTCTCCGGATGGGGGAAGACTCGGGTGACTGTGAGGCGGGGGCAGCAGAACCCCGCTGCTGCCCCACATTCTGCCTGGCGTCAGGTGGTGGGGTGGAGGATGACCTTGGTCCAGCCATCGTGGCGCTCGTCGAAGTTCTTGTAGGCGTCAGGCGCCTGATCCAGCGGCAAATGGTGTGAAACGATAAAGGACGGCGTCGCCCGGCCCACCGAAATCAGGTCCCGCAACTGGCGGTTGTAGGCCTTGACGTTGCACTGCCCGGTACCCACATGCTGCCCCCGGAACCACAACAGCCCCCAGTCGAAGGGAATCTCGCCCTGCTTGGCCAGCTGGGTGGGGCCGCCCGGATCCTGCGGCACGAACACCCCCACCACCCCGATCCCGCCGGTGAACTTCACCGACTTCACCAGGTTGTTCATGGTCAATCCGGGAATTTCCTTGCCGTGATGGTTATGGCACTGATACCCCACGCACTCGCAGCCCCGGTCTGCGCCGATCCCGTTGGTCAGTTCCATGATCTGTTCCACCGGGTCCACCTGTGCGTCGTTGATGGCGATGGCCCCGATGCTTTCGGCCAGCTGCAGCCGGTCGGCGTGGTGGTCGACCACCATCACCATACAGGCCCCCTGAAGCATCGCGGAGTAGGCCGCCATCAGGCCCACGGGCCCTGCTCCGTAGATCACGATCGACTCGCCGGGGCACAGCCCTGCCAGCCGGGTGGCGTGCCAGCCGGTCGGGAAGATGTCGGCCACCATCACATAATCCGCTTCTTTCTCTCGGGCGTCCGGGGGGAGCAGCAGGCAGTTGTAGTCTCCGTACGGGACCCGCAGGAGTTCTGCCTGCCCGCCCTGATACGGTCCCATGTCGGCAAAGCCGTAGGCCGCCCCGGCCATGCCCGGGTTGGCGTTCGTGAGACAGTAGGCGCTCAGGCCCTTCTCGCAGTTCTTGCAAAAGCCGCACCCGATGTTGAAGGGCAAGACTACCAGGTCTCCGACTTTCACCCGGTCGACCGCGTCGCCCACCTCCACCACTTCGCCCAGGTTCTCATGGCCGAAAATCCTGCCCTGCTCGAAATCGGTGCGGCCTTCATACATGTGCAGGTCGCTGCCGCAGATGTTGGTGCTGGTAATCCTGACCAGGACGTCGGTGGGACGCTGAAGCTGGGCATCCGGGACGTTCTTCACTGCCACGTCGCGCGGACCGTTGTAGACGACTGCTTTCATACCTTCCTCCTGCTCCAGGGGACGCGTCCTGTGGTGTCGTTGAACAGGCTGCCGACCGCTGTCTCGTCTGTTCCTCTTCTGGGCCTCCTTTACCTGGGGAGCTTGGCCGCCATGACATCAATCTTCTCGATGTCGGGTGCCCGCGCGAACAGTCCGGCGTTCTCCTTGAGTGCCGCTGCGACGCGGCCCGACAGGTGCGCTTCCCGGCCCGATTCATCGGGGAATACGTCGAAGATGCCGAAGGTCGAAGGTCCCAGGCGGATTCCGAACCAGGCGGTCGTCGCCGGTTCCTGCTGAACCAGCGGCAGCCCTCCCTTCAGGAGGTTCTCGACCTCCGCCTCTTTTCCAGGCTTGGCCTCCAGTCGAATGAGCAGTCCCAGGGTCACCATGTCTCCTCTCCTTTCTTAGTCTCTTGCCGACCGTCATGGGATGAAGACGGCGCGCACCATGCCGTCCTCCTTGTTCTTGAACATGTCGTATGCGCGCGGCCCGTCCTCCACCGACAAGCGGTGCGTGGCGAGACAGGAAGGATCGAGTTCGCCCTTCACCGCGTGCTCGCGGAACCAGAGCATCGAGGGTGGTTGCACACCATACACTGGTTTGTTGCGGTCGCCCGGACTGGTATCGGAAGGTCACCCCCTGTGCTCGATCATTCCTGAAAGCACCTGAGTTCCAGGCTGGCGAAGGAGGAAGGCACCAGGGCGCCCTGATCAGCGCGGGCAGCAGGTGCGGTAGCGTGCGTCGATCCGGTACGCCTGAACCGTTACGCCCCCCCATGTGTAGCAATTAGAGCAGTTACGAGCAGCCTGGTGTCTCTTCTTGGATGAAGCCTGACTTCACCTGTTCTGACGCTGCAACATGAAACGTCTTAAGAGTGTCGAGCCAAAATTTTGAAAGTCCTTATACCAATGCCTTCATAAATCGCTCACACTTAGCTTCCAAGGCAGGAGCGTGGTGGTACGCTCCTGCCTCAGGACGACGCCCCGGTCACCCGTCCCCAACGTATACAGCTAGCAATAAGACGACATCTATGATCGTCTGGACGTTCCATCTTTAATCTGAGCGCTTTTCTCGTCGCCGCTGCTGCCACTGCGCAGGGGGTGGCTGGGATGGGCTTTGGTCTGCTCTGTGCACCACTGCTGATCCAAACCTATGGGCCGAGGGAAGGGATTCAGCAGGTGGTGTTCCTTTCCTTGATCTTGAACGTCGTGTTTCTGGCGCAGGCGTTTCGGCAGGCCCGGGTCAAGGATGCCTTGGGACTGCTCGTCCCATCTTGGCTGGTCACTCCGCTGCTGGTGCTGTTGTTCCAGAAGCTGAGTCCCCAGGTGCTGATATTGACGGCGGGGAGCCTGACGCTCGCGAGCGCCGCCGTGCTTGCGCTCGGTCTAACAGTGACCATGCTGAAAGGTCTCCCTGGAGCGGTCCTGGCCGGGGTCGTGAGCGCAGCCATGAACGTCGCGGGTGGCTTGGCGGGACCCGCCGTGGCGATGTATGCCGTCAATGCAGCTTGGCCCGCGGAAAGTGTCAGGCCCACCCTGCAACTGTACGGAATAGGACTGAACCTCATGACCCTGCTCAGCCTCGGTGTCCCAGCACTGCGTTGGCCACTTCTCGTCGGACTTGCTGGAGGTCTCGTGATCGGCTCAGTCGGAGCGCGGCGGATGCCAGCAACGCGTATTCGACCAGTGATCCTCAGTTTAGCCGTAGCGGGTGGCGTGCTGGTGATCGTTCGCGGCTGGCCTTGGTAAGCGGTTCCGAAGGCGATCAGCTGGTGGCACTGTGTCGACACCTCTTGCTGCCTATTAAGACCTGCATCAATCTGGTACGCCTTGCTTGCAGATGAAGCGGGGCGGCAGCCTGCCGACCCAGGCTATGGCCCCGGTCACCTGTCCCCAACTTATGCAGGTATCAATAGTGTGCTGGTGGGGCAGCCGCTGGACATGACTGAGTGGCCACTCGTTCGCCGATGAAGCCTCGCCCAGTTGACACGGCCGTCTCGGTGATGCTCTTTGAAGGTATGTACATCGTGATGACCTCCAAGGATGGCCCGGTCACTGGCAGCTATACGCGCGGGGTGGCAGACCTGGCGACGCGCAATCTGCGGGTGCTGCTTCCAAGAACGCGCGTGTGGGTGGTGTCGAGCACGGCGGCCGAGATCCAGCAGAAGGCACTGGAGGTGCTGGCGTGTCCGATCGATGCCGAGATCACCACGGCCCACCGAGTGGAATACGAGGGCACGGTGCTGACGCAGCATCTGCGCCGTCTGACGCTCCGAGGGCTGGTCGATAGCAACATTCGAGGAAGCGAGCGGCGGTCCCAAGGAGAGGGCTGGACGCGCGAACTGGCGGAATCGCACGCGGCCTTCGCACGCGCGACCGGCGTTTCCGAGCACCGGGTGCACTTCACGTTCTGAGTCGGACGGAGCCATGTGGGGCGTTGATCGATCTTGAACATGAGGGATGGCCCCCTGGCGGGGGCCGATTCGTGGGTATGTCGATTCCTTCTTCTGCCCAGATCCAGGTGTCCCTGCTGCCGATCCTGCCCTTGACTGGCGCCAAGACCAAGCCCAAGAAAGCCCCCGCCAAGACGCCGCCCGTCGCTGTGGTCGATCCGGCGCTGGTGGCCTTCGCGATGCGCAGCCACACGCAGCCCGCGCCGGAACCCAGTGCGTGGCCGATGGGCGTCGAGGCCCTCCCCCGCGTGACCGACGCCGAACGTGTCAAGGCCAACGAGCTGGCGCGTCAGATCGTGTCCGGAGAAGGGGAACTGACGCCCGCTGCATATGCCGCCCTGCGTGCGTGGAGTGGCGAGGGTGGCCTGGGCGGGTCGACCAGTGTGTTCTACACCCCGCGTTCTTTGGTGGACTTCATGTGGTCGCTCTGCCAGGCGCTGCTACCGGCCGAGCGGGCGCTGGAGTTTTCGTGCGGCAGCGGTGCGTTTATCGCCCGTGCGCCCGCGCTGACCCGCGTGACCGGGGTAGAGATTGACGAGACCAGCGCCAAGATTGCTCAGCAGCTCTTCCCACACGCCGCCATCCACCACGCCCCCTTCGAACAGTACGTTCTGCAGAGTGAAGATGCGCTCTTCCCCCTGGTGATCGGCAATGTGCCGTTTGGCGTGCGGGGCGCGTCCGCCCGCGAACACCTGCCGGCTCTGCAGGACGCGCACTGGTACTTCACGCTGACCGGCCTGACCCGCGTGCTGCCCGGCGGCCTCATGGCGGTGGTCGTCCCTGAGAGCATGCTGCGCAATCCCAGCGAATGGGCATTGCGGGAACTGCTGGTCGACCGCGCCGAGGTCCTGACCGCGAGTGTGATTCCGGAAGAGGCCTTCCGGGCCACCGGGGCGGGGGTGACGACGGTCCTGCTGGTGCTGCGTCGCCATGACGCCGGGGTGATGGAAGCCCTGGCGGCCCTGACGCAGGGGGAGCGCGATACCCTGCGCGAACAGCGCTTCGAGGGCGACGTGGCACTGAAGCTGTTCGTGGAAGGCCGCAGCATCTTCCATCAGGATGCCCAGGAGGTGTGGCAGTTGCAGAGCATCTTCCGGCCGATGGGCGTGTATGCCAAGGATCCCGTGCAGACGGGGCGGTTCGGTACCCCGGTGTACAGCACGTCCCTGCTGGTGAGTGACGACCACCTCGGGTATCTGGTGTCGGCGTGCAAGGAGCGCTGGCACGGCATTCTGACGCGTCCAGGGCTGGAAGCGGCGGTGCTGACCACGCTGGGGGCAGCGGCAGGCGAGCGGGTGTGCGCGGTGCGGCCGGCGCTGCATCCCATCCGCGAGGGCACACTCAGTGCGTGCCAGACGTACCGCTTTCGCTCGGGGGCGTGGTGGTACGACACGGCGTTGGGGCATCCGGCGACGCTGAGTGCGTTGCGGGTGGCGCAGGCGGTCACGCAGGCCCGGCGGGCTGCCCAGCGTCGGGACCGCGAGCAGCAGGTGGCGCAGACGAACGCCTGGACGCTGCATGATACGCACCTGGCAACGTTCGGGCCGTATGACCTGGCGACGCTGGGCCGCGCGGCGCGCACGCTGCCGGTGCTGAACGTGCTGGTGCAGAGTGGCGGGGATCTCACGGCGCTGTTTGGTGACCTGACGCCGCCCACCTTGACCCTGGCACCGGGAACGATTCAGGACATCGCGCAGCAGCTCGAAGCGTATGGCCTGCTCGACGAGACCGCGCTACTGCACCACAGTGGGGCGTCGTCCGCAAGTGTGAGTGCGCACCTGCTGGCGGAATACGCCTTCACCGGACGGGTATGGGAAGCCAGCAGCACGTATTACAGCGGGCAGGCGTCCCACAAAGCGCAGATGGCCGAGCAGCTCGCCGAGTCGCACCAGGGACTGCGGCGGCAGGCGCTGCTGACGCAGGCCGAGCAGCTGCGAGCCCGTGCCCCCTGGCGGGACGTGATGGACATGACGCTCGAAGCCCGCGACGCCCTGATCCCGCTGCCCACCCTGCAGGCGTGGGTGAATGAGTACCTCGGGAGCACCATGACCATCCACCGCAACCGCTGGGACAAGGAGGGCGAACTGGTGCCGCTGGTGCTAGTGAGCCGCAGTGAGTACCGGGTGGCGTTACGGCTCCGGAACGACTTAAAGGACAGTTCGAATCTGCACATTCGCCAGCAGGTCGATGCGGGCCGCATTCGGGCGCTGGAAAGCTACCTGAACTATCAGACGCCGGTCGCGCCGGTGGTGAATCAGGAGCTGAAACCCGAGGCGCAGATCAATGCCGAGCGCAGTGCCCACCAGCAGCAGGCGATGCGCTGGGAGAAGGATCTCGCCGCGCACTTCCGCAGCTTCGTGCTGGAGAGTGACCACAGCCCGGCGGTCGAGGCGGCGCTGAACGAAGGCCGCTACGCCCTGCTGCCGAGTGTGCCGGATCATCGGCCGCTGGTGCTGCCCGCGTACCAGGGGCCGCTGGCGCATCCCTTCCAGGCCGCGCACGTACGCCGGGCGGCCCGCATGGACGGGGTGATCCTCAACTTCGGCGTCGGTCTCGGGAAGACGCTGGCGGGGCTGATGTTGGCGGCGCTGCTGCGGCAGACCGGCCGCTGCCGCCTCCCCGCGTTGCTGGTACCGCTGTCGCGCCTGGGTGACTGGGTGATGAACGCCGCGACGGCCGTGCCGGGCCTGCGACTGCGGGTGATCGGCGGCGAGGTGCTCACAGGGCCCACCGGGGAGGTGCTGCTGAACGCCGATGGCGAGCCAACCGTGCGGGAGGACAGCGGGGCGCAGCGGCGCGCGAAGGTGGCGAGTCTGATGAGCGATCCGCCGGATCTGGTGCTGTTCAGTCTGGAGGCGTTCGGTGCGATTCCCATGCTGGAAGAGACGCGCAAGCGGATGATCGAATCGGAGCCGTCGCTGATGAGTGACGCGGCCACCAGTACCAGCTTCGATGACCGCGCCCGCAAGCTGGGTGGGCACCGCGCGGCCGTGGCGTACGAACGCACCCTGCAGCGCAACCTCAGCCGAGGCAAGATTGCGACCGAGACCGAGCTGCCGTTCGAGGTGCTGGGCATTGATGCGGTCATCGGGGATGAAAGCCACCTGCTGAAGAACGTGTTCTCCTCCCCTCGGGTGTACGGCGAATCGAACCCGAAGTTCCTAGGATCGGGCGGGGAGAGCGACCGGGCGCTGGACGCGCATCAGAAGTTCCGCTTCATCCGTCAGCATGGCGGGTGCGTGGCGTTGCTCACCGCCACGTGGTTCAGCAACAGCCCGCTGGAGATTTTTAACATGCTCAGTCTGGTGACGGACGCGCTGCCGAGTTACGGGATCACCGACGTGGAGGCGTTCACGGCGCGGTTCTGCATCATCGAGCCGCGGTTGATCACGCTGCCGGACGGGGACGTGGAATTCAAGGCCTGCGTGGTGGGCTTCAAGAACCGTGACGAGCTGAGTGGCATCATCGGGCAGCACGTGATTCGGGAGACGGAAGAGACGTGCCTGATGCATGACGGGGTGGGGATGCCGCTGCCGCCGTTGGTGGAGGTGGAGCATCTGTTCGATCTGGCCGAGCCGGTGCAGGATGCGTACGACGCGCAGCAGGCGCTGGTGCCCTCCGCGGACAGTGAGGGGGAAAACCACCTGTTTGCGATCTTCTCGCGCATGATGAAGCTGACGCTGCATCCGCCGCTGATGGGATTGCACGCGCCGAATGCCCGCTTTGCGACGTGCGTGCAGGCGTGTGTCGAAGCCCGTGCCCACGGGGGGCGCAACGTGGTGTTCATGTACTTGGGTGGCGAAGACGGCGAGACGTACCAGGCGCTGAAGCGCATGCTGGTGGCGGCTGGGTATCCGGCGCGCGAGATCGAGATCATCACCGCGACCACCCACCCGGTGAGTGGCGAGCGTCTGACGGTCGAGCGGCGACTGCGGCGCGGCGAGCTGACGTGCGTGATCGGCTCGCAGATCATCGAGCAGGGCGGCAACTTCCAGGGCTGCACCGACCTGCACCACCTGGATTACCCGCATCATTTCGAGGCGTTCCGGCAGCGGATCGGGCGGGCGCGGCGGCAGGGCACTACCGTGTCGGAGATTCGCAACCACGTGTACTTCGCGCGGGGGAGTTTCGATGTGCTGCGGTATCAGACGATGCTGGGGAAGAAGGGGTGGGCCGATCAGGTGTACGATCCGTCGCTGGCGGCGGTGGAGCACGAGGGGCTGGGCTTCGATGGCGAGGAGATCGCGGTGATGCTCAGCCGCAACCCAGCGGCGACCCGCGCGTTGATCCTGGCGAAGAAGGAAGCCAGGGCGGCGGATCGGCGAGCGGCCACGTTGCTGCTGGACTTGGAGGTGATTCGGCAGTATCTGGACACCGTGCGGCTGCTGAATCTGCGCTGGCATGCGGCCTGGGCACGGAAGAACGGGCCGTCAGTGCAGGACGAGAAGGGGTTCACGCGACTGATCACCTCGCTGCGGGGGCTGCACGCGCAGGTGGGGGCGCTCCGAGCAGCTGGGCATCCGCTGGTGGCGGTGACGCGCCTGAAGTCAGCGCCGGTGTGGTTGCACGGCCTGCCGCTGCATCCGGGGATGACGTTCGCAGTCGGGGCTGAGCGCTTCGAGGTGGTGTCGGCCCAGAGCAGCAATCCGCTGATCCAGGTGGAGGGGGTGCCGTCAGGAACGCGTTCGGCCATCCGGGCGGAGGCGTTGGAGCAGGTGACGCAGGTGCTGCCGAGTGCGGATGCGGCGCACTTCGGGGATGAGGCCTTCGAGCAGCTCCCAACCCGACTGCGGGACCGCATCGAAGCCCCTGAAGCTGCTCTGGCGACAGAGGCGATCTCGGAACTGGTGACCGCACCACCCATGCCCGTGAACGCGCTGACCAGTCCGCTGCGCTTGCGGTATGGGCTGTCGGTGACGGACAGCGTGCCGGTGCGGGGTGCGGCAGCGGTGTTCAGCATCCAGGGCGACACGCTGCTGCCGGGCGCGGTGCCAGGGGCAACGTTGGTGCTGATCGAGTACCGGGCCGAGCGGGACGTGCGCAAGGTCACGCTGATCATCGAGGACCCGCAGCGTCGTCAGCAGATGCGCACGCTGCTACATACCCAAGATCCTCGTCTGCGAGGGCGGGTGGATGCGCTGCTGCAGCACGCGATCTAGGAGGCCCTGAAGGAGCGGTGGCCCCCGTGCAGGGGCCAGGGCCTGTGGATGACACTGAACATGCTCAGTCCGATGAGGTTCAAGACGCTGCCGACGCCGGAGATTCGTGTGGTGCATCGTGAGGGCAAGTCGGGGGTTCGAAGCCCTTCCCTGATCAGGGCATCGTTCGCAACGGGGGCCGCTGAGTCGTCATAATGCTTGAGAGGAACACGATGAAGAGCATGGCTGCTTCGTGTGAGGCGCACTGTTCAACACGACCGCCACGCGCCCACGGTGAGCATCAGTGTTCCAAACAGTGACCGCCGAGTCATCTCAACATGCCACACTCAACCAGATGCCTCACCACCTTCCGTCTTCCGTCTTCTCCATGGTCGTGTCCATTTTCATCGGCCTCGTGACGACGACGTTGTGGCATGTGTTGTTCTGGAAGGTCCCGCTAATCCCGTGCGCTGTGCTCCTGACGGGCGGGACCTTCCTGCTGCTGCGTCAACCGTCCAGACGGACGGCCGTGCTCATCCTGGTGCTGCCGCTGCTCCTGGTCCTCAGCAGCGTTACGTTCACGCCCCTCCTGCACCGGGTTCTGACCGCCCTGACCGTGCGGGCTGCACCTCGACACGCCGACGCCATCGTGATCCTCGGCGGCGGTCTGAACTGCACCACGGGCGTGCTGACCGCCACTTCCCAGGAGCGGCTGGAACAGGGCATCCGGCTGTGGCAGGCCGGGTACGCGTCCACGCTGGTGCTCAGCCAGCAGGCAGACGCGCTCTACGGTGCCGACTGTCCGAAAGTCTCGGATGTATCCCTGCAGCTCCTCCAACAACGCTTCCCTCAACAGCTGCCGCGGGTGGAGATTCTGCACAATGTCAAGAACACCCATGACGAAGCGGTCGAAACGGCACGGCTGGTCACCCACCACCGATGGCAGCAGGTACTCTTGGTCACCTCGTCCTGGCACTCGCGCCGCGCGGCCATGCTGTTCGCCAAGGTCGGCGTGCCGTTCACCTCTGTTCCGGCCCCAGCCCCTGTGGCCGCTTCAGGGTTTATCCCGACGCCCTTGGAGCAGTACACCCTGCTGCGCGAACTCGCTGCGTATGTCAAGGCGTGGATCCAGGGTGAACTGTAGCGGCGTAGGGCTAGGACGCCATCTGAAGGATCGACAGGAGCGGTGGCCCCCGTGCGGGGGCCAGAGCGCGTGGATGGATACACTGCCGATGTTCAGCCCGATGAGGTTCAAGATACTGCCGACGC from Deinococcus ruber includes:
- a CDS encoding helicase-related protein codes for the protein MSIPSSAQIQVSLLPILPLTGAKTKPKKAPAKTPPVAVVDPALVAFAMRSHTQPAPEPSAWPMGVEALPRVTDAERVKANELARQIVSGEGELTPAAYAALRAWSGEGGLGGSTSVFYTPRSLVDFMWSLCQALLPAERALEFSCGSGAFIARAPALTRVTGVEIDETSAKIAQQLFPHAAIHHAPFEQYVLQSEDALFPLVIGNVPFGVRGASAREHLPALQDAHWYFTLTGLTRVLPGGLMAVVVPESMLRNPSEWALRELLVDRAEVLTASVIPEEAFRATGAGVTTVLLVLRRHDAGVMEALAALTQGERDTLREQRFEGDVALKLFVEGRSIFHQDAQEVWQLQSIFRPMGVYAKDPVQTGRFGTPVYSTSLLVSDDHLGYLVSACKERWHGILTRPGLEAAVLTTLGAAAGERVCAVRPALHPIREGTLSACQTYRFRSGAWWYDTALGHPATLSALRVAQAVTQARRAAQRRDREQQVAQTNAWTLHDTHLATFGPYDLATLGRAARTLPVLNVLVQSGGDLTALFGDLTPPTLTLAPGTIQDIAQQLEAYGLLDETALLHHSGASSASVSAHLLAEYAFTGRVWEASSTYYSGQASHKAQMAEQLAESHQGLRRQALLTQAEQLRARAPWRDVMDMTLEARDALIPLPTLQAWVNEYLGSTMTIHRNRWDKEGELVPLVLVSRSEYRVALRLRNDLKDSSNLHIRQQVDAGRIRALESYLNYQTPVAPVVNQELKPEAQINAERSAHQQQAMRWEKDLAAHFRSFVLESDHSPAVEAALNEGRYALLPSVPDHRPLVLPAYQGPLAHPFQAAHVRRAARMDGVILNFGVGLGKTLAGLMLAALLRQTGRCRLPALLVPLSRLGDWVMNAATAVPGLRLRVIGGEVLTGPTGEVLLNADGEPTVREDSGAQRRAKVASLMSDPPDLVLFSLEAFGAIPMLEETRKRMIESEPSLMSDAATSTSFDDRARKLGGHRAAVAYERTLQRNLSRGKIATETELPFEVLGIDAVIGDESHLLKNVFSSPRVYGESNPKFLGSGGESDRALDAHQKFRFIRQHGGCVALLTATWFSNSPLEIFNMLSLVTDALPSYGITDVEAFTARFCIIEPRLITLPDGDVEFKACVVGFKNRDELSGIIGQHVIRETEETCLMHDGVGMPLPPLVEVEHLFDLAEPVQDAYDAQQALVPSADSEGENHLFAIFSRMMKLTLHPPLMGLHAPNARFATCVQACVEARAHGGRNVVFMYLGGEDGETYQALKRMLVAAGYPAREIEIITATTHPVSGERLTVERRLRRGELTCVIGSQIIEQGGNFQGCTDLHHLDYPHHFEAFRQRIGRARRQGTTVSEIRNHVYFARGSFDVLRYQTMLGKKGWADQVYDPSLAAVEHEGLGFDGEEIAVMLSRNPAATRALILAKKEARAADRRAATLLLDLEVIRQYLDTVRLLNLRWHAAWARKNGPSVQDEKGFTRLITSLRGLHAQVGALRAAGHPLVAVTRLKSAPVWLHGLPLHPGMTFAVGAERFEVVSAQSSNPLIQVEGVPSGTRSAIRAEALEQVTQVLPSADAAHFGDEAFEQLPTRLRDRIEAPEAALATEAISELVTAPPMPVNALTSPLRLRYGLSVTDSVPVRGAAAVFSIQGDTLLPGAVPGATLVLIEYRAERDVRKVTLIIEDPQRRQQMRTLLHTQDPRLRGRVDALLQHAI
- a CDS encoding YdcF family protein, with amino-acid sequence MLILVLPLLLVLSSVTFTPLLHRVLTALTVRAAPRHADAIVILGGGLNCTTGVLTATSQERLEQGIRLWQAGYASTLVLSQQADALYGADCPKVSDVSLQLLQQRFPQQLPRVEILHNVKNTHDEAVETARLVTHHRWQQVLLVTSSWHSRRAAMLFAKVGVPFTSVPAPAPVAASGFIPTPLEQYTLLRELAAYVKAWIQGEL